One region of Streptomyces subrutilus genomic DNA includes:
- a CDS encoding 30S ribosomal protein bS22, producing MGSVIKKRRKRMAKKKHRKLLKRTRVQRRNKK from the coding sequence GTGGGCTCTGTTATCAAGAAGCGGCGCAAGCGGATGGCTAAGAAGAAGCACCGCAAGCTGCTCAAGCGCACCCGCGTCCAGCGCCGTAACAAGAAGTAA
- a CDS encoding phosphatase, which produces MLSSGALRAHLLAARLAGPVATSREESLRSYRLFAAGDPRVLLGLDPDWSWGEGDLLRLMADKCGVSADPAHVSGPDVIDPERTMAALEAFAERLRAAVGARSPVLFGTGHPHRLLGFYAGLAEAMSAAGCVVLTPAQGVSVDMATRFGVRTYSIDYVRGVALVREPGVRPPGSATGAHSHSPLPVRVALGALAEAGGPLPELVVGDHGWVCGAGQLGVEAIGLADTDDPALFVGEAEGRVAVAVPIDDAVRADHYRPLTRYVLNRASLSGWQEWL; this is translated from the coding sequence GTGTTGAGCTCCGGCGCGCTGCGTGCGCATCTGCTGGCCGCCCGGTTGGCCGGGCCCGTCGCGACGTCGCGGGAGGAGAGCCTGCGCAGTTACCGGCTGTTCGCGGCGGGCGATCCGCGGGTGCTGCTCGGGCTGGATCCGGACTGGTCGTGGGGCGAGGGTGACCTGCTGAGGCTGATGGCGGACAAGTGCGGGGTCTCGGCGGACCCGGCGCACGTCAGCGGGCCGGACGTGATCGATCCGGAGCGGACGATGGCGGCGCTGGAGGCCTTCGCGGAGCGGCTGCGGGCGGCGGTCGGGGCGCGTTCGCCCGTGCTGTTCGGGACGGGGCATCCGCACCGGCTCCTGGGCTTCTACGCCGGGTTGGCCGAGGCGATGTCGGCGGCGGGCTGTGTTGTCCTCACTCCGGCGCAGGGGGTGAGTGTCGACATGGCGACCCGGTTCGGCGTACGCACGTACAGCATCGATTACGTACGGGGGGTCGCATTGGTGCGGGAGCCCGGCGTGCGGCCGCCGGGGAGTGCCACCGGCGCGCACTCCCATTCCCCGCTGCCGGTCCGGGTCGCGCTGGGGGCCCTGGCGGAGGCGGGCGGGCCCTTGCCGGAGTTGGTCGTGGGTGATCACGGTTGGGTCTGCGGTGCTGGTCAGCTGGGTGTGGAGGCGATCGGGCTGGCGGATACGGACGATCCGGCACTGTTCGTCGGCGAGGCCGAGGGGCGCGTCGCGGTGGCCGTTCCGATCGACGACGCGGTGCGTGCGGACCACTACCGGCCGCTTACTCGCTATGTGCTCAATCGGGCCAGTCTGTCGGGGTGGCAGGAGTGGCTGTAG
- a CDS encoding glutaredoxin family protein, whose protein sequence is MSPLLRRKEKKRPADRLVTLIGKPGCHLCDDAQEVVEAVCAQTGARWEKKDISQDEELHRLYWEQIPVVLVDGEQHTFWKVNPDRLRRALEG, encoded by the coding sequence ATGAGCCCTTTGTTGCGACGCAAGGAAAAGAAGCGTCCGGCCGACCGGCTGGTGACGCTGATCGGGAAGCCGGGGTGCCACCTGTGCGACGACGCGCAGGAGGTCGTCGAGGCGGTCTGCGCGCAGACCGGTGCGCGGTGGGAGAAGAAGGACATCTCGCAGGACGAGGAGCTCCACCGGCTGTACTGGGAGCAGATTCCGGTGGTGCTGGTGGACGGCGAGCAGCACACCTTCTGGAAGGTGAACCCGGACCGGCTGCGGCGGGCATTGGAGGGCTGA
- a CDS encoding lysophospholipid acyltransferase family protein, translating to MADAKVIPFDEDRPRRRAPRRVRAVSAPEPETEPAAPAPEAAREPAGGGLERRIAGGLAFLRRRVTGEYDVDEFGYDEELTDQVLMSLMRPLFDKYFRVEVKGIENIPAEGGALIVANHSGTLPLDGLMLQVAVHDRHPAQRHLRLLAADLVFMLPVVNELARKAGHTLACAEDAQRLLEAGELVGVMPEGFKGIGKPFGDRYKLQRFGRGGFVSTALRAGTPIVPCSIVGAEEIYPMVGNAKTLARLLGIPYFPITPTFPWLGPLGAVPLPTKWTIQFGEPIATAGYAAEAADDPMLMFNLTDQVREQIQHTLYKLLVQRRSVFF from the coding sequence GTGGCGGACGCCAAGGTCATTCCGTTCGACGAGGACCGGCCGCGCCGGCGGGCGCCCCGCAGGGTCCGGGCGGTGTCCGCTCCCGAGCCGGAGACGGAGCCGGCGGCGCCGGCTCCGGAGGCGGCGCGGGAGCCCGCGGGCGGCGGTCTGGAGCGGCGGATCGCCGGCGGGCTGGCGTTCCTGCGGCGGCGGGTCACCGGCGAGTACGACGTCGACGAGTTCGGCTACGACGAGGAGCTGACGGACCAGGTCCTGATGTCCCTGATGCGGCCGCTGTTCGACAAGTACTTCCGGGTCGAGGTCAAGGGCATCGAGAACATCCCGGCGGAGGGCGGCGCGCTGATCGTGGCGAACCACTCCGGGACGCTGCCGCTGGACGGGTTGATGCTGCAGGTGGCCGTGCACGACCGCCACCCGGCGCAGCGGCACCTGCGGCTGCTCGCGGCGGACCTGGTGTTCATGCTGCCGGTGGTCAACGAGCTGGCCCGCAAGGCCGGCCACACGCTGGCCTGCGCGGAGGACGCCCAACGGCTGCTGGAGGCCGGGGAGCTGGTCGGGGTGATGCCCGAGGGCTTCAAGGGGATAGGGAAGCCGTTCGGGGACCGGTACAAGCTGCAGCGGTTCGGGCGGGGCGGCTTCGTGTCGACGGCGTTGCGTGCCGGGACGCCGATCGTGCCCTGCTCGATCGTGGGGGCCGAGGAGATCTACCCGATGGTCGGCAACGCCAAGACGCTGGCGCGGCTGCTGGGAATCCCGTACTTCCCGATCACGCCGACGTTCCCGTGGCTGGGGCCGCTCGGGGCGGTGCCGCTGCCGACGAAGTGGACGATCCAGTTCGGTGAGCCGATCGCCACCGCGGGGTATGCGGCGGAGGCGGCCGACGATCCGATGCTGATGTTCAACCTGACGGACCAGGTGCGGGAGCAGATCCAGCACACGCTGTACAAGCTGCTGGTGCAGCGCAGGTCCGTCTTCTTCTGA
- a CDS encoding redox-sensing transcriptional repressor Rex, whose amino-acid sequence MATGRTHRPATRSRGIPEATVARLPLYLRALTALSERSVPTVSSEELAAAAGVNSAKLRKDFSYLGSYGTRGVGYDVEYLVYQISRELGLTQDWPVVIVGIGNLGAALANYGGFASRGFRVAALIDADPAMAGKPVAGIPVQHTDELEKIIEENGVSIGVIATPAGAAQQVSERLIAAGVTSILNFAPTVLSVPDGVDVRKVDLSIELQILAFHEQRKAGEEAAAAAAEGGSSMGGAAPAAAVVPPAGRAAAEARKGGPEGDVPAVMPA is encoded by the coding sequence GTGGCAACTGGCCGAACTCACCGACCGGCGACCCGCAGCCGAGGTATTCCCGAGGCCACTGTCGCCCGGCTTCCGCTGTACCTGCGCGCCCTCACCGCGCTCTCCGAGCGATCGGTGCCCACGGTGTCCTCCGAGGAGCTCGCGGCGGCCGCCGGAGTCAACTCCGCGAAGCTGCGCAAGGACTTCTCGTACCTGGGGTCCTACGGCACGCGCGGCGTGGGCTACGACGTGGAGTACCTCGTCTACCAGATCTCCCGCGAACTGGGCCTCACCCAGGACTGGCCGGTCGTCATCGTCGGCATCGGCAACCTCGGCGCGGCCCTCGCCAACTACGGCGGCTTCGCCTCCCGCGGCTTCCGCGTCGCCGCGCTGATCGACGCCGACCCGGCGATGGCCGGCAAGCCGGTGGCCGGGATCCCCGTGCAGCACACCGATGAGCTCGAGAAGATCATCGAGGAGAACGGGGTCTCGATCGGCGTCATCGCGACGCCGGCCGGCGCCGCCCAGCAGGTCAGCGAGCGGCTGATCGCGGCCGGTGTCACCTCCATCCTGAACTTCGCCCCCACCGTGCTCTCCGTGCCCGACGGCGTGGACGTGCGCAAGGTCGACCTCTCCATCGAGCTCCAGATCCTCGCGTTCCACGAGCAGCGCAAGGCCGGCGAGGAAGCCGCCGCCGCGGCCGCCGAGGGCGGCTCCTCCATGGGCGGCGCCGCCCCCGCCGCGGCCGTGGTGCCGCCGGCCGGGCGTGCCGCCGCCGAGGCGCGCAAGGGCGGCCCCGAGGGCGACGTGCCGGCGGTGATGCCGGCATGA
- a CDS encoding glutamyl-tRNA reductase: protein MSLLVVGLSHRSAPVSVLERASLPADAKVKLLHDTLAAEPATEAAVLATCNRIELYADVDKFHAGVAELSTLLAQHSGVALEELTPYLYVHYEDRAVHHLFSVACGLDSMVVGEGQILGQIKDALALGQELHTAGRLINDLFQQALRVGKRAHSETGIDRAGQSLVTFGLEQLAGARVPVADWAAGKRALVIGAGSMSSLAAATLARVGVAEIVVANRTAERAERLAEILVASGTGVTASAVPMALVADELTRVDVVVSCTGATGLVLGADDVLAAVSRGAVPHPAPQSPASAPAGGSAVVAGLDPRLVARLAAAAQGGGRLADAGAARTISAVEPDGCPVGPDGRAALTGVDASSLELHGAWADQGEATAQRQPRRGTRTPADGASGARLALLDLAMPRDIDAAVHRIPGVRLVDIESLAEASADAPMAADIDAVRTIVTGEVAAFGAAQRAAHITPTVVALRAMAAEVVAMEVARLDGRVPDLDERQRTEVTQTVRRVVDKLLHAPTVRVKQLASEPGGAGYAEALRELFDLDPGTVASVSRADAADPLNDDDPGRAS, encoded by the coding sequence ATGAGCCTGCTCGTCGTAGGGCTGAGCCACCGCAGCGCGCCCGTGAGCGTGCTGGAGCGTGCCTCGCTGCCCGCGGACGCCAAGGTCAAGCTGCTGCACGACACCCTCGCCGCCGAGCCGGCGACGGAGGCGGCGGTGCTGGCCACGTGCAACCGGATCGAGCTGTACGCCGACGTGGACAAGTTCCACGCCGGTGTCGCCGAGCTGTCCACGCTGCTGGCGCAGCACAGCGGGGTGGCTCTGGAGGAGCTCACTCCCTACCTGTACGTGCACTACGAGGACCGGGCGGTGCACCACCTGTTCTCGGTGGCGTGCGGGCTGGACTCGATGGTCGTGGGCGAGGGGCAGATCCTCGGCCAGATCAAGGACGCGCTGGCGTTGGGGCAGGAGCTGCACACCGCCGGCCGGCTGATCAACGACCTGTTCCAGCAGGCGCTGCGGGTCGGCAAGCGGGCGCACTCCGAGACCGGGATCGACAGGGCCGGGCAGTCGCTGGTCACCTTCGGGCTCGAGCAGCTCGCCGGCGCGCGGGTGCCGGTGGCGGACTGGGCAGCCGGGAAGCGGGCGCTGGTGATCGGCGCCGGGTCGATGTCGTCGCTGGCCGCGGCCACGCTGGCGCGGGTCGGCGTCGCCGAGATCGTCGTAGCCAACCGGACCGCCGAGCGGGCGGAGCGGCTGGCGGAGATTCTGGTTGCCTCGGGCACCGGGGTGACGGCTTCCGCGGTGCCGATGGCTCTGGTCGCCGATGAGCTGACACGAGTCGACGTGGTCGTCTCGTGCACGGGTGCCACCGGGCTGGTGCTGGGCGCCGATGACGTGCTCGCCGCCGTGTCCCGGGGCGCCGTCCCCCACCCCGCGCCGCAATCGCCGGCTTCGGCTCCCGCCGGAGGTTCGGCTGTCGTCGCGGGGCTGGATCCCCGGCTCGTGGCGCGGCTCGCCGCCGCCGCTCAGGGCGGCGGCCGGCTCGCCGATGCCGGGGCCGCGCGGACGATCAGCGCCGTCGAGCCCGACGGGTGCCCCGTGGGGCCCGACGGGCGGGCCGCGCTGACCGGGGTCGACGCCAGCTCGCTCGAGCTGCACGGGGCCTGGGCCGACCAGGGCGAGGCCACCGCGCAGCGGCAGCCCCGGCGCGGGACCCGCACGCCGGCCGACGGCGCGAGCGGCGCGCGGCTGGCCTTGCTGGACCTGGCCATGCCCCGGGACATCGACGCCGCCGTGCACCGGATCCCCGGCGTGCGGCTGGTCGACATCGAGAGCCTCGCCGAGGCGTCCGCGGACGCCCCGATGGCCGCCGACATCGACGCGGTGCGCACGATAGTCACCGGGGAGGTGGCGGCCTTCGGCGCGGCCCAGCGGGCCGCGCACATCACGCCCACCGTCGTCGCCCTGCGCGCCATGGCGGCCGAGGTCGTGGCCATGGAAGTGGCGCGGCTCGACGGGCGGGTGCCCGATCTCGACGAACGGCAGCGGACCGAGGTCACCCAGACCGTGCGCCGCGTCGTCGACAAGCTCCTGCACGCGCCGACCGTGCGCGTGAAGCAGCTCGCGAGCGAGCCCGGCGGCGCCGGGTACGCCGAGGCGCTGCGCGAACTCTTCGACCTCGACCCCGGGACGGTGGCTTCCGTCAGCCGGGCGGACGCGGCCGATCCCCTGAACGACGACGACCCAGGACGGGCATCATGA
- a CDS encoding HAD family hydrolase gives MAALGWLTPRRRSASARSVLAGEASAEAARKTALAEAPQVTEPDLDTDFDALLDMGGEAAFPVAGDDLAAAFFDLDNTVMQGAAIFHFGRGLYKREFFRRRELARFAWQQAWFRLAGVEDPEHMQDARDSALSIVKGHKVSELMAIGEEIYDEYMAERIWPGTRALAQAHLDAGQKVWLVTAAPVETATIIARRLGLTGALGTVAESVDGIYTGRLVGEPLHGPAKAEAVRALASAEGLDLERCAAYSDSHNDIPMLSLVGHPYAINPDTKLRKHARTHDWRLRDYRTGRKAVKVGVPAAAGVGAIAGGAAAAIALHRRRR, from the coding sequence ATGGCCGCTCTCGGATGGCTCACCCCCCGTAGACGCTCCGCAAGCGCGCGGAGCGTGCTGGCAGGCGAGGCCTCGGCCGAGGCCGCCCGGAAGACCGCGCTGGCAGAAGCCCCGCAGGTCACGGAACCCGATCTCGACACCGACTTCGACGCCCTCCTGGACATGGGGGGCGAGGCGGCGTTCCCCGTCGCGGGCGACGACCTCGCGGCCGCCTTCTTCGACCTCGACAACACCGTCATGCAGGGCGCCGCCATCTTCCACTTCGGCCGCGGACTGTACAAACGCGAGTTCTTCCGCCGCCGCGAGCTCGCCCGCTTCGCCTGGCAGCAGGCCTGGTTCCGGCTCGCCGGCGTCGAGGACCCCGAGCACATGCAGGACGCCCGCGACAGCGCCCTGTCCATCGTCAAGGGCCACAAGGTCTCCGAGCTGATGGCCATCGGCGAGGAGATCTACGACGAGTACATGGCCGAGCGGATCTGGCCGGGCACCCGCGCCCTGGCCCAGGCCCACCTCGACGCCGGCCAGAAGGTGTGGCTGGTCACCGCGGCCCCCGTCGAGACGGCCACGATCATCGCCCGCAGGCTCGGCCTGACCGGCGCGCTGGGCACGGTCGCCGAATCCGTCGACGGGATCTACACCGGCCGCCTGGTCGGCGAGCCCCTGCACGGCCCCGCCAAGGCGGAGGCGGTCCGCGCCCTGGCCTCCGCCGAGGGCCTGGACCTCGAACGCTGCGCCGCCTACAGCGATTCGCACAACGACATCCCGATGCTGTCGCTGGTCGGGCATCCGTACGCGATCAATCCCGACACAAAACTGCGCAAGCATGCGCGCACCCACGACTGGAGGCTGCGCGACTATCGGACCGGCCGCAAGGCCGTGAAGGTCGGCGTCCCGGCAGCCGCCGGAGTCGGCGCGATCGCAGGCGGAGCGGCCGCCGCCATCGCCCTGCACCGCCGCCGGAGGTAG
- a CDS encoding NAD-dependent epimerase/dehydratase family protein, whose protein sequence is MGKVVLVTGAARQLGGRFVRRIQRDPDVERVIAVDAVTPPHRLGSAEFVRTDIRQSAIARVLAEHAVDTVVHLAVTGGSVGTGGAHSTVKETNVIGTMQLLGACQKSPTVRRLVVKSSTSVYGGTSRDPAVFTETTQPKSLPAGGFAKDAAEVEGYVRGFARRRPDVAVCVLRFANILGPFADSALAEYFSIPVMPTVLGYDPRLQFVHEDDVLDVLRLAAGEPRRGTLNSGTFNIAGDGVLLLSQCSRRLGRPTLPLLLPAVTWVGSALRAVGITDFSPEQIRLLTHGRVVETSQMRDVLGFEPVYTTAETFADFARSRGGGLLPPERAARAVDRMAAVLKVDGLDVDVDAVEGAKR, encoded by the coding sequence GTGGGGAAGGTCGTACTCGTCACCGGGGCTGCCCGGCAGCTGGGTGGCCGCTTCGTGCGCCGCATCCAGCGCGACCCGGATGTCGAGCGGGTGATCGCGGTCGACGCGGTGACCCCGCCGCACCGGCTCGGATCGGCCGAGTTCGTCCGTACGGACATCAGGCAGTCGGCGATCGCCCGCGTGCTGGCCGAGCACGCCGTGGACACGGTGGTCCACCTGGCGGTCACCGGAGGCAGTGTGGGGACCGGCGGGGCGCACAGCACCGTCAAGGAAACGAACGTCATCGGGACGATGCAGCTCCTCGGGGCCTGCCAGAAGTCCCCGACGGTACGGCGGCTCGTGGTGAAGTCCAGTACCAGCGTGTACGGGGGCACCTCGAGGGACCCGGCCGTCTTCACCGAGACCACGCAGCCGAAGTCGCTGCCGGCGGGCGGGTTCGCCAAGGACGCCGCCGAGGTCGAGGGCTACGTACGGGGCTTCGCGCGCAGGCGGCCCGACGTCGCGGTGTGCGTGCTGAGGTTCGCGAACATCCTGGGCCCCTTCGCCGATTCGGCGCTCGCCGAGTACTTCTCGATCCCCGTGATGCCGACCGTCCTGGGCTACGACCCGCGGCTGCAGTTCGTCCACGAGGACGACGTGCTGGACGTGCTGCGGCTCGCGGCGGGAGAGCCGCGGCGGGGGACGCTCAACAGCGGGACCTTCAACATTGCGGGTGACGGCGTACTGCTGCTGTCGCAGTGCTCGAGGCGGCTGGGGCGGCCCACGCTGCCGCTGCTGCTGCCCGCCGTGACGTGGGTGGGGTCGGCGCTGCGGGCGGTGGGGATCACCGACTTCTCCCCGGAGCAGATAAGGCTCCTCACGCACGGCCGGGTCGTGGAGACCTCGCAGATGCGGGACGTGCTCGGCTTCGAGCCGGTGTACACGACCGCCGAGACCTTCGCGGACTTCGCGCGCAGCCGCGGGGGCGGGCTGCTGCCTCCGGAGCGGGCGGCGCGGGCCGTGGACCGGATGGCGGCCGTGCTGAAGGTGGACGGCCTGGATGTCGACGTGGACGCGGTTGAAGGAGCGAAGCGATAG
- a CDS encoding helix-turn-helix domain-containing protein, protein MAAGERPLSEVQFLTVAEVASVMRVSKMTVYRLVHNGHLPAIRVGRSFRVPENAVHEYLRESYVGVESA, encoded by the coding sequence ATGGCTGCTGGCGAGAGGCCTCTCAGTGAGGTTCAGTTCCTGACCGTGGCGGAGGTTGCCTCGGTGATGCGAGTGTCGAAGATGACCGTGTACCGGCTGGTGCACAACGGTCATCTGCCCGCAATCCGGGTGGGCCGGTCCTTCCGGGTCCCCGAAAACGCGGTTCACGAGTACCTCCGAGAGTCCTATGTGGGGGTGGAGTCGGCCTGA
- a CDS encoding acetoin utilization protein AcuC: MWDEAVTKYDFGPSHPMDPVRLALTMGLVRAFGLDRAMEVRAASAAGESTLRLVHREDYVAAVREVSADPGVADGSYGLGTMDDPAFHGMHEASALIAGQSVAGAEAVWRGEAEHAVNFAGGLHHAMPGGAAGFCVYNDAALAIARLLELGAERVAYVDVDVHHGDGVQAAFWDDPRVLTVSLHEHPRTLFPQTGWPEETGGAAAEGSAVNVALPAGTADGGWLRAFHATVPELLADFRPQVLVTQHGADTHFEDPLAHLAVSLDAQRAVQEACHRLAHEYADGRWLALGGGGYAVVDVVPRSWTHLVAIAGHRPIDPATAVPASWRDEVYARTRQLAPARMTDGRDVEWRGWDAGYDPADRTDQAVLATRRAVFPLRGMLA, from the coding sequence ATGTGGGACGAGGCGGTAACGAAGTATGACTTCGGGCCCAGCCATCCGATGGATCCGGTGCGTCTGGCGCTGACCATGGGCCTGGTGCGCGCCTTCGGGTTGGACCGGGCCATGGAGGTGCGGGCGGCCAGCGCGGCCGGTGAGTCGACGCTGCGGCTCGTGCACCGGGAGGACTACGTCGCCGCGGTGCGCGAGGTGTCGGCCGATCCCGGGGTCGCCGACGGCTCGTACGGGCTGGGGACCATGGACGATCCGGCGTTCCACGGGATGCACGAGGCGTCCGCGCTGATCGCCGGGCAGTCCGTGGCGGGCGCGGAGGCGGTGTGGCGGGGCGAGGCCGAGCACGCGGTGAACTTCGCGGGCGGGCTGCACCACGCCATGCCGGGCGGGGCTGCCGGTTTCTGCGTGTACAACGACGCGGCGCTGGCCATCGCGCGGCTGCTGGAGCTGGGGGCCGAGCGGGTCGCGTACGTGGACGTGGACGTGCATCACGGGGACGGCGTGCAGGCGGCCTTCTGGGACGACCCGCGGGTGCTGACCGTCTCCCTGCACGAGCATCCGCGGACGCTGTTCCCGCAGACCGGCTGGCCGGAGGAGACGGGCGGTGCGGCGGCCGAGGGGTCGGCGGTGAACGTGGCGCTGCCGGCCGGGACCGCAGACGGGGGCTGGCTGCGGGCCTTCCACGCGACGGTGCCGGAGCTGCTGGCGGACTTCCGGCCGCAGGTGCTGGTGACCCAGCACGGGGCGGACACGCACTTCGAGGACCCGCTCGCCCACCTGGCGGTGTCGCTGGACGCGCAGCGGGCCGTCCAGGAGGCCTGCCACCGGCTGGCGCACGAGTACGCGGACGGGCGGTGGCTGGCGCTCGGCGGCGGCGGGTACGCGGTGGTGGACGTCGTACCGCGGTCGTGGACGCACCTGGTGGCGATCGCCGGGCACCGGCCGATCGACCCGGCGACGGCGGTCCCCGCGTCGTGGCGGGACGAGGTGTACGCGCGGACGCGGCAGTTGGCGCCGGCCCGGATGACGGACGGCCGTGACGTGGAGTGGCGGGGTTGGGACGCGGGCTACGACCCGGCGGACCGTACGGATCAGGCCGTCCTCGCGACCCGGCGGGCGGTGTTCCCGCTGCGCGGCATGCTGGCCTGA
- a CDS encoding DUF5667 domain-containing protein — protein MIANVTPHRRANAFAQALEDRTPSDPSEPDPAAEQSEAPAEPADHDRLLALASVLGERMPRPVLDPEVKVVQRAQLVAAMEAMVLEERAGGGAASDPQVPEQRTGRGAHRASSLRKVRPRSRWSKGIAAGGLTVGVAAGAFSGVAAASSDALPGDHLYPVKRGMEDLKLGMADGDSDRGELYLDQASNRLSEARRLMERGRGGNVLDHEVLGEIRRALAGVKHDAGEGHRLLQAAYERNGELGPIQALSSFSRSHRDAWGKLKEKLPAQLTDVGGEVESVFQAIDEDVAPLQGLLPKPPEQTRGSGSSGTPAKPGTPSGNQQSAPAAGTPSGSSPAPSPSGSSSKPTTPGGGLLGDTGDLLNPPGGPSAPPSPGTAEQPKPDITLPPLLPGLLPGLGINAEDAE, from the coding sequence GTGATCGCGAACGTGACTCCGCACCGGCGGGCGAACGCCTTCGCCCAGGCCCTGGAGGATCGGACCCCGTCCGACCCTTCGGAACCGGACCCGGCGGCCGAGCAGTCCGAGGCACCTGCCGAACCTGCCGACCACGACCGGCTGTTGGCCCTGGCGAGCGTGCTCGGCGAACGAATGCCGCGCCCAGTGCTGGACCCAGAGGTCAAAGTGGTGCAGCGAGCTCAGCTCGTTGCCGCCATGGAGGCCATGGTGCTGGAGGAGAGAGCCGGGGGCGGTGCCGCCTCGGACCCTCAGGTGCCCGAACAGCGGACCGGCCGCGGCGCCCACCGGGCGTCCTCGCTCCGGAAAGTGCGGCCCCGCTCCCGCTGGTCCAAGGGCATCGCAGCAGGCGGTCTCACCGTAGGTGTGGCCGCGGGGGCCTTCAGCGGTGTGGCCGCTGCCAGTTCCGACGCCCTGCCGGGTGACCACCTCTACCCCGTGAAGCGGGGCATGGAGGACCTGAAGCTCGGGATGGCCGACGGCGATTCGGACCGGGGCGAGCTCTATCTCGACCAGGCCTCGAACCGCCTCTCGGAAGCCCGCAGGCTGATGGAGCGCGGCCGGGGCGGGAACGTGCTGGACCACGAGGTCCTGGGCGAGATCCGCCGGGCACTGGCGGGGGTGAAGCACGACGCGGGAGAGGGCCACCGGCTCCTCCAGGCGGCGTACGAACGCAACGGCGAGCTCGGCCCGATCCAGGCGCTGTCCTCGTTCTCCCGATCCCACCGGGACGCCTGGGGCAAGCTCAAGGAGAAGCTCCCCGCGCAGCTCACGGACGTGGGAGGCGAGGTGGAGTCGGTCTTCCAGGCCATAGACGAAGACGTGGCGCCGCTGCAGGGCCTGCTCCCCAAGCCACCCGAGCAGACCCGCGGCTCCGGCTCCTCGGGCACCCCGGCCAAGCCGGGCACCCCGAGCGGCAATCAGCAGTCCGCACCGGCTGCCGGCACCCCGTCGGGCAGCAGCCCCGCGCCGTCCCCCTCGGGCAGCAGCAGCAAGCCCACGACCCCGGGCGGCGGCCTCCTGGGCGATACGGGCGACCTGCTGAACCCGCCCGGGGGCCCGTCCGCCCCGCCTTCCCCGGGCACCGCGGAACAGCCGAAGCCCGACATCACCCTCCCGCCCCTCCTCCCGGGCCTCCTCCCGGGCCTGGGCATCAACGCGGAGGACGCGGAATAG
- a CDS encoding ECF subfamily RNA polymerase sigma factor, BldN family, producing MYPPVGVDASGLATLRATVLDHLRGFVPTAYAVPAFAAAVPAGLGPAGPCYALTDGGATVGRRGRAAGGSNGAAGTSTQATHRRPTADSDQARMMDLVERAQAGEAEAFGRLYDQYSDTVYRYIYYRVGGKATAEDLTSETFLRALRRISTFTWQGRDFGAWLVTIARNLVADHFKSSRFRLEVTTGEMLDANEVERSPEDSVLESLSNAALLEAVRKLNPQQQECVTLRFLQGLSVAETARVMGKNEGAIKTLQYRAVRTLARLLPDDAR from the coding sequence GTGTACCCACCTGTCGGGGTTGACGCCTCGGGCCTGGCTACGCTGCGCGCAACGGTCCTCGACCACCTGCGCGGCTTCGTCCCCACCGCGTACGCCGTCCCCGCCTTCGCCGCCGCGGTCCCTGCCGGCCTCGGCCCGGCCGGTCCTTGCTATGCCCTGACCGACGGCGGAGCGACGGTGGGCAGACGAGGCCGCGCGGCCGGGGGCTCGAACGGCGCCGCCGGTACGAGCACCCAGGCCACCCACCGCCGCCCCACCGCGGACAGCGACCAGGCCCGCATGATGGACCTGGTCGAACGCGCCCAGGCCGGGGAGGCCGAGGCCTTCGGCCGCCTCTACGACCAGTACAGCGACACGGTCTACCGCTACATCTACTACCGCGTCGGCGGGAAGGCGACGGCGGAGGATCTCACCAGCGAGACCTTCCTGCGCGCCCTGCGCCGCATCTCCACCTTCACCTGGCAGGGCCGCGACTTCGGGGCCTGGCTCGTGACGATCGCCCGCAACCTGGTGGCCGACCACTTCAAGTCCAGCCGCTTCCGGCTGGAGGTCACCACCGGCGAGATGCTCGACGCCAACGAGGTCGAGCGCAGCCCCGAGGACTCCGTCCTGGAGTCCCTCTCCAACGCGGCCCTGCTGGAGGCCGTACGGAAACTCAATCCGCAGCAGCAGGAGTGCGTGACCCTGCGCTTCCTGCAAGGCCTGTCGGTCGCCGAGACGGCCCGGGTCATGGGGAAGAACGAGGGCGCCATCAAGACGCTCCAGTACCGGGCGGTGCGCACGCTGGCGCGCCTCCTCCCGGACGACGCCCGCTGA